From a single Sinomonas atrocyanea genomic region:
- a CDS encoding MBL fold metallo-hydrolase: MLLERIYDQDLAQASYMIGCQAKGEAIVVDARRDIAPYLELAAANGMKIVAVTETHIHADYLSGSRELAAATGADLYVSGEGGEDWQYGFEAERLVDGSTIQLGNITVTAVHTPGHTPEHLSFLIKDGAFSDEPGYLLSGDFVFSGDLGRPDLLDEAAGGVNTRFEGARQLFTSLKEKFLTLPDHVQVHPGHGSGSACGKALGAIPSTTVGYERLFAWWAPYLAANDEEGFVRELLDGQPDAHAYFGRMKRQNRLGPAVMGGRGALPELSTEAIAEDLAADRITFVDTRHHADVHRGTVARALNIPAGGKMATYGGWAYDPETDSRPLVLLAQNEEAAGRMWDSLVRVGIDNVAGFTPTLEGLPMTAPRTLEPADLEGFDAALVLDVRNKTEHAAGHIPGSEQLSAGRVLWHTDQLPSEGVIVSYCQSGVRNSVAASALRRAGYEVVELEGSYLGWKSFADSQEAAAAR, from the coding sequence ATGCTGCTCGAGCGCATCTACGACCAGGACCTGGCGCAGGCCAGCTACATGATCGGCTGCCAGGCCAAGGGCGAGGCCATTGTCGTCGACGCCCGGCGCGACATCGCCCCCTACCTCGAGCTCGCCGCCGCGAACGGCATGAAGATCGTCGCGGTCACCGAGACCCACATCCACGCCGACTACCTCTCCGGCTCCCGGGAGCTCGCCGCTGCCACCGGCGCGGACCTCTACGTCTCCGGTGAGGGCGGCGAGGACTGGCAGTACGGCTTCGAGGCCGAGCGGCTGGTCGACGGCAGCACCATCCAGCTGGGCAACATCACGGTCACTGCCGTGCACACCCCGGGCCACACCCCCGAGCACCTCTCGTTCCTCATCAAGGACGGCGCCTTCAGCGACGAGCCCGGCTACCTCCTCTCGGGCGACTTCGTCTTCTCGGGCGACCTCGGCCGCCCCGACCTGCTCGACGAGGCCGCCGGCGGGGTGAACACCCGCTTCGAGGGCGCGCGCCAGCTCTTCACGAGCCTCAAGGAGAAGTTCCTGACCCTCCCGGACCACGTCCAGGTCCACCCCGGCCACGGATCCGGCAGCGCCTGCGGCAAGGCCCTGGGCGCGATCCCGTCGACCACGGTCGGCTACGAGCGCCTGTTCGCCTGGTGGGCCCCCTACCTCGCGGCCAACGATGAGGAGGGCTTCGTCCGCGAGCTCCTCGACGGCCAGCCCGACGCGCACGCCTACTTCGGGCGCATGAAGCGCCAGAACCGCCTCGGCCCGGCCGTCATGGGCGGACGCGGCGCGCTCCCCGAGCTCTCCACCGAGGCGATCGCCGAGGACCTGGCCGCGGACCGGATCACGTTCGTGGACACCCGCCACCACGCCGACGTCCACCGCGGCACCGTGGCCCGGGCCCTCAACATCCCCGCCGGCGGCAAGATGGCCACCTACGGCGGATGGGCCTACGACCCCGAGACCGATTCCCGCCCGCTCGTGCTCCTCGCCCAGAACGAGGAGGCCGCGGGCCGCATGTGGGACTCGCTCGTGCGCGTCGGGATCGACAACGTGGCCGGCTTCACGCCCACCCTCGAGGGCCTTCCCATGACGGCCCCCCGCACGCTGGAGCCTGCGGACCTCGAGGGCTTCGACGCCGCACTCGTGCTCGATGTGCGCAACAAGACCGAGCACGCCGCGGGCCACATCCCCGGCTCGGAGCAGCTCAGCGCCGGCCGCGTCCTGTGGCACACGGACCAGCTCCCCTCGGAGGGCGTGATCGTGAGCTACTGCCAGAGCGGCGTCCGCAACTCCGTCGCCGCGAGCGCCCTGCGCCGCGCCGGGTACGAGGTCGTCGAGCTCGAGGGCAGCTACCTCGGCTGGAAGTCCTTCGCAGACTCCCAGGAGGCCGCCGCCGCCCGCTGA